A genome region from Lytechinus pictus isolate F3 Inbred chromosome 16, Lp3.0, whole genome shotgun sequence includes the following:
- the LOC129279635 gene encoding galanin receptor 2a-like: protein MASESDIMMNSTNSSMEEMPEDNQKVFTIVLYVLVGSVGILGNSMVCVVFSLVRSRRSQVNLFILHQAVVDLCTSCLLIMFGITQLYRDEIMKTSYEPLNASSPTTNSSDPTGDGASQEYVKVANIPLPLAEFMCRLWWGRVFLFSMFAISTFNLMSMAIERYMAIMHPFFYATKFKRRHTLIVIIMAWLFAPVLQYFPPIFQYDAMDDTHECGIQADFSKTAQAAIGICLISWEFIMPSIVMGISSIKIFRELRYRDSYLVKATNYLVDKGKRTQQQSEPEQETMRANRNTTMVVIVIFVVYIICWAPNHFTFLGFNLGMELDFTGKWYHTTVLLAFVNSCINPFIYAIRLKTFQRGLVHICRLGCHPISSARFDSQETASRYRVNASVL from the exons ATGGCTTCTGAAAGTGACATCATGATGAATTCGACCAATAGCAGCATGGAAGAAATGCCTGAAGATAACCAAAAGGTCTTCACCATTGTTTTGTACGTTCTCGTCGGCTCTGTAGGCATTCTGGGTAATTCAATGGTGTGCGTGGTATTCAGTCTCGTAAGATCACGGAGAAGTCAG GTGAATCTATTTATTCTGCACCAGGCCGTTGTTGATTTGTGTACATCGTGTTTGCTCATCATGTTCGGCATCACGCAGCTCTATCGGGATGAAATCATGAAGACATCTTACGAGCCTCTGAATGCATCCTCACCAACCACCAACTCATCAGATCCCACGGGTGACGGAGCGAGCCAGGAATACGTCAAGGTCGCCAACATCCCCCTCCCCTTGGCGGAGTTTATGTGCCGGCTCTGGTGGGGCCGAGTCTTCCTTTTCTCCATGTTCGCCATCTCGACGTTCAACCTGATGTCGATGGCCATCGAACGCTACATGGCCATAATGCACCCGTTCTTCTACGCGACGAAATTCAAGCGACGTCACACccttattgtcatcatcatggCGTGGCTCTTCGCACCGGTACTGCAGTACTTCCCGCCGATCTTCCAGTACGACGCGATGGACGATACGCACGAGTGCGGCATCCAGGCGGACTTCTCTAAAACGGCCCAGGCTGCTATAGGTATCTGTCTCATTAGTTGGGAGTTCATCATGCCAAGCATCGTCATGGGAATTTCATCTATCAAGATCTTCAGGGAGCTTCGGTACCGTGACAGCTACCTGGTGAAGGCCACCAACTACCTTGTGGATAAAGGTAAACGTACTCAGCAGCAATCCGAACCCGAGCAGGAGACAATGCGAGCTAACAGGAACACCACCATGGTCGTCATCGTCATCTTCGTGGTCTATATAATCTGCTGGGCACCGAACCACTTCACCTTCCTCGGTTTCAACCTCGGAATGGAGTTGGATTTCACCGGAAAATGGTACCACACAACCGTCTTGCTTGCCTTCGTCAATTCATGTATAAACCCCTTCATTTATGCGATTAGACTAAAGACATTCCAAAGAGGATTGGTCCACATATGCCGCCTTGGCTGCCACCCCATCTCTTCGGCGCGCTTCGACTCACAAGAAACAGCAAGTCGGTACAGGGTCAATGCGTCTGTCTTGTGA